The Candidatus Amarolinea dominans genome segment CGACTTCAACGCCAGCCGGGTGCTCAACGACCTGGGCACCCTGCACCAGGCACGCGGCGAGCTGCCCACAGCCGTCGCGCGCTACCGGCAGGCGTTGGCGCGCCTCTTGCCCGGCTGGACCGGCACTAGCGAAGAGGCGATGATACACAACAATCTGGGCCTGGCACTGATCAGCTTGGGTGACGATGCGGCCGGCGCCGCTGAGTTGGAGCAGGCCAGGGCGCTCTACGACCAACTGGGCCAGCCGCAAGGCGCAGCGCGGGCGCAGATCAACCTGGGCCAGGTCTATCGCCGGCGCGGTGAGCTGCCGCGGGCGTCGGCGGCTTATGAAGAGGCCCTCCAGGTATTGCACAGCTTCGGCGAGCAGCGGCCGGTCGTCGACCTGCTCAACAGCCTGGGCCTGCTGGCCCGGCATCAGGGGCAGCTCGACCAGGCCATCGACTACTACACCCAGAGCCTGGCGGCAGCCCAGCAGGTGCAGCACCTGGGCGGCCAGGCGCAGGCGCTCGGCAACCTGGGCGCGGTATGCCAGCTGCAGGGGAAGCTTGACCGGGCGCGTCCGTACTACCAGGAGGCATTGGCC includes the following:
- a CDS encoding tetratricopeptide repeat protein, with the protein product MTSSSAPGSAHQIEFFRLAIAQNEHDGAYRWADRFVHAWMDNAVAECRLLLSGIKGSGIQLSPHSQAIALRCQALLELLVEDYDRSHADFLRSLALFDQTGDDFNASRVLNDLGTLHQARGELPTAVARYRQALARLLPGWTGTSEEAMIHNNLGLALISLGDDAAGAAELEQARALYDQLGQPQGAARAQINLGQVYRRRGELPRASAAYEEALQVLHSFGEQRPVVDLLNSLGLLARHQGQLDQAIDYYTQSLAAAQQVQHLGGQAQALGNLGAVCQLQGKLDRARPYYQEALALYEMLADLRGQALMLGCSTTTIITH